The following are from one region of the Bacillus sp. (in: firmicutes) genome:
- a CDS encoding type II secretion system protein, with protein MNVVHIKKENGYTLAEVLIVLTIFFLVITLTMVSFKPLVRQLQINYFFKQLQLDISYSQIYAISHFKDVNIIFYPESHRYEIIPGFNGSRLVNRSYSKGIKIELVTLPANVTFLANGTIRKAGKMYVHFYDDKYTFVFLFGKGQTYVEKW; from the coding sequence ATGAATGTAGTGCATATAAAAAAAGAGAATGGCTATACATTGGCAGAAGTGTTAATTGTTTTAACGATATTTTTTCTCGTCATTACGCTGACGATGGTTTCCTTTAAGCCTCTTGTAAGGCAATTGCAAATAAATTATTTCTTTAAACAGCTGCAACTTGATATTTCCTATTCACAAATATATGCTATCAGTCATTTTAAGGATGTTAACATTATCTTTTATCCAGAAAGTCATCGCTATGAGATCATCCCTGGATTTAACGGATCAAGACTTGTAAACAGAAGCTATTCCAAAGGCATTAAAATCGAATTAGTTACGCTACCAGCAAATGTTACGTTTTTGGCGAATGGAACGATAAGAAAAGCAGGGAAAATGTACGTTCATTTTTATGATGATAAATATACTTTTGTTTTTTTATTTGGAAAGGGCCAGACATATGTTGAAAAATGGTGA
- a CDS encoding type II secretion system protein — MLKNGDGFSVIEVLGSFAIFLILITMIIPILLKTYEEKTVINYKREALLVLHNEKESFLYDGYPLHNKVITAASRSYQLTILMEGNLTKLCIEWKTPWGRKGEVCDYAKK; from the coding sequence ATGTTGAAAAATGGTGATGGTTTTTCGGTTATCGAGGTTCTTGGCTCCTTCGCGATTTTTTTAATTTTAATTACAATGATCATTCCAATCTTGCTGAAAACGTATGAGGAAAAAACGGTCATCAATTATAAAAGAGAGGCATTGTTAGTATTACATAATGAAAAGGAGTCATTTTTATATGATGGTTATCCTTTACATAACAAGGTCATCACAGCTGCCTCAAGATCGTATCAACTAACGATTCTAATGGAAGGGAATTTAACAAAGCTATGTATAGAATGGAAAACTCCTTGGGGTAGGAAGGGAGAAGTATGTGATTATGCTAAAAAATAA
- a CDS encoding ComGF family competence protein, whose amino-acid sequence MIMLKNNQGYTLLNTLFAFSVFLLVISFFPVTIKIIKTETPTASYNIDLFFEYIQTEIAKAKQLSTSGSTLYLSMDDGTIIQFQKFNTNIRRQVDGLGNEFYLQNVTDVDYELVSNGVIVSVELAGRRVNKRFSMAPKL is encoded by the coding sequence GTGATTATGCTAAAAAATAATCAAGGGTATACACTACTGAATACACTATTTGCCTTTTCCGTGTTTTTATTAGTCATCTCTTTTTTTCCTGTTACGATTAAAATTATAAAAACGGAAACACCTACTGCTTCCTACAATATTGATTTGTTTTTTGAGTATATTCAGACGGAAATTGCCAAAGCAAAACAGTTATCGACGTCAGGGAGCACGCTTTATTTAAGCATGGATGATGGCACTATCATTCAATTTCAAAAATTTAATACGAATATTCGTAGACAAGTAGATGGACTTGGCAATGAATTTTATCTTCAAAATGTTACTGATGTCGATTATGAACTTGTTTCAAATGGGGTTATTGTTTCCGTTGAGTTAGCTGGAAGAAGAGTGAATAAAAGATTTTCAATGGCACCGAAACTTTAA
- a CDS encoding shikimate kinase — translation MKSLYLTGFMGSGKTTIGKLLAEKLALPVIDTDQFIEEQLQKTIREIFETEGEEQFREYEEQFLKMIPTENNIITTGGGIILKNENRTWMRKNGTVIYLHCEPEEIMKRLASDETRPLLDGDKQKNILSIFAKRSEYYDDADFKIDTTGKSPVEIVLEIEQLIKADPSRRY, via the coding sequence ATGAAATCTTTATATTTAACAGGTTTTATGGGGTCAGGGAAAACGACAATTGGCAAGCTTTTAGCTGAAAAACTAGCGCTGCCTGTCATTGATACAGACCAGTTTATTGAGGAGCAGCTCCAAAAAACAATTCGAGAAATATTCGAAACGGAAGGAGAGGAACAGTTTAGGGAGTATGAAGAGCAATTTCTAAAAATGATTCCAACAGAAAACAACATTATTACAACTGGTGGTGGAATTATTTTGAAGAATGAAAATAGGACATGGATGAGAAAGAACGGGACAGTGATTTATCTCCATTGTGAACCAGAAGAAATAATGAAGCGGCTCGCTAGTGATGAAACACGGCCATTGTTAGATGGAGATAAACAAAAAAATATTTTGTCTATTTTTGCGAAACGGTCTGAATATTACGATGATGCAGATTTTAAAATAGATACAACTGGGAAAAGCCCAGTAGAAATTGTTTTAGAAATCGAGCAATTGATTAAAGCCGACCCATCTAGGAGATACTAG
- a CDS encoding YqzE family protein, giving the protein MSSNDYIKYITEQFVKYVDTSKEERKNQRKKRKSEQDPMLARMFGIIPIALMLIVNGRRKKPKM; this is encoded by the coding sequence TTGTCTTCAAATGATTATATTAAATATATTACAGAGCAATTTGTAAAATATGTTGATACGTCTAAGGAAGAAAGAAAGAATCAAAGAAAAAAAAGAAAATCTGAACAAGACCCAATGTTAGCAAGAATGTTTGGAATCATCCCTATAGCGCTTATGTTAATCGTAAATGGAAGAAGGAAAAAGCCCAAAATGTAA
- the moaA gene encoding GTP 3',8-cyclase MoaA: MNNTESLKTYDTLKRPLRDLRISVIDQCNFRCAYCMPKEIFGDDYPFLPLNELLSFDEIERMTAIFAALGVEKIRLTGGEPLLRKDLHLLIERLYKINGIKDIALTTNGVYLPKYAKCLKEAGLNRVNISLDALDDELFGKINGRNVKVNAVLKGIEAAQKADLFVKVNMVVKKGMNESQIIPMAKFFKEKNINLRYIEFMDVGNSNGWDLSQVVSKKEIVEMISKEIPVEPLSANYFGEVASRYRYVGSATEFGVISSVTDSFCSSCTRIRLSADGKLYTCLFAEQGYDIKTLVRKKATDEELIQLILDIWGNRKDRYSDERLEIAKKGEQRKGKIEMSYIGG, encoded by the coding sequence TTGAATAATACAGAATCTCTAAAAACATATGATACATTAAAACGCCCATTAAGAGATTTAAGAATTTCGGTTATAGATCAATGTAATTTTCGTTGTGCCTATTGTATGCCAAAAGAAATATTTGGCGATGATTATCCCTTCCTTCCGCTAAATGAATTGCTTTCTTTTGATGAGATTGAACGCATGACAGCTATCTTTGCAGCCCTTGGAGTGGAAAAAATTAGATTAACAGGTGGAGAACCACTCTTAAGAAAGGATTTACATCTATTAATTGAACGCCTCTATAAAATTAACGGGATTAAAGACATTGCCTTAACAACAAATGGAGTTTATTTACCAAAGTATGCTAAATGTTTAAAAGAGGCTGGCCTAAACAGAGTAAATATAAGCTTAGATGCACTTGATGACGAGCTTTTTGGAAAAATTAACGGCAGAAACGTAAAGGTGAATGCTGTTTTAAAAGGCATCGAGGCAGCTCAGAAAGCTGATCTTTTTGTTAAGGTAAATATGGTTGTTAAAAAAGGTATGAATGAGAGTCAAATCATACCGATGGCAAAGTTTTTTAAAGAAAAAAACATTAATTTAAGATATATAGAGTTTATGGATGTTGGGAATTCAAATGGCTGGGATTTGTCACAAGTTGTTTCTAAAAAAGAAATCGTTGAAATGATTTCAAAGGAAATTCCTGTTGAACCACTTTCGGCGAATTATTTTGGTGAAGTGGCGAGCCGTTACCGATATGTAGGCTCAGCAACGGAATTTGGTGTCATTTCCTCGGTAACCGATTCCTTTTGCTCATCATGCACCCGCATTAGACTTTCTGCAGACGGAAAATTATATACTTGCTTGTTTGCTGAACAAGGCTATGACATAAAAACATTAGTAAGAAAGAAGGCAACAGACGAAGAACTCATCCAATTGATACTCGATATATGGGGAAATCGAAAAGATCGCTATTCTGATGAACGGCTGGAAATTGCCAAAAAAGGAGAGCAACGAAAAGGCAAAATTGAAATGTCATATATTGGCGGATAA
- a CDS encoding DEAD/DEAH box helicase, which produces MHIDIEFDQTWHDEFFRKIEDDGPWANWDLFKLAYEIEEHMVIDEFEGLIAPKFLPQLTPLPHQIEAAQTVLEKMNGKAILADEVGLGKTIEAGLILKEYMIRGLVKKVLILAPASLVTQWEAELNQKFFIPAVAQKKSYVWEQCDVVISSIDTAKRDPHREMIYRQNYDMVIIDEAHKLKNNKTKNYEFVQNLKKKFCLLLTATPIQNKVEEIFNLVSLLKPGHLGSQSNFTKSFSAKERSVVNNDYLKELITKVMIRNRRGDTGMEWTKRHIKTVPIQLSKEEKDFYDAVCALKSDPMLNKSQFSLITLQKEVCSSREAAFMTLKNMLQKEETSMQMLTIIRDLMEKASTVKTNAKAEIVLELIKNTSDKFIIFTEYRATQVYLQWFLQQHGITSVPYRGGFNRGKKDWMRDLFKNKVQVLIATEAGGEGINLQFCNRIINYDLPWNPMRIEQRIGRIHRLGQDRDVLIYNFATKGTVEEHILHLLYEKINLFERVVGELDEILTKLEIGNIEKHIEDILFHSDSDGEVRIKMDNLTSIINYSSKSEGKEYIDAAARYS; this is translated from the coding sequence ATGCATATAGACATTGAATTTGATCAAACATGGCACGATGAATTTTTTAGAAAAATAGAAGATGACGGGCCTTGGGCGAACTGGGACCTTTTTAAATTAGCCTATGAAATAGAGGAGCATATGGTCATTGATGAGTTTGAAGGCTTAATTGCCCCTAAATTTTTACCGCAGCTCACACCACTACCACATCAAATTGAAGCAGCACAAACGGTGTTGGAGAAAATGAATGGAAAAGCCATTCTTGCTGATGAGGTGGGACTTGGAAAAACAATTGAGGCAGGCTTAATTTTGAAAGAATATATGATTAGGGGCTTAGTCAAAAAAGTACTTATTCTTGCACCTGCTTCCCTTGTCACCCAATGGGAAGCTGAATTGAACCAAAAGTTTTTCATCCCAGCCGTTGCCCAAAAGAAAAGTTATGTTTGGGAGCAATGTGATGTTGTCATTTCATCAATTGATACAGCCAAGCGGGACCCTCATCGAGAAATGATTTATCGCCAAAACTATGACATGGTCATAATTGATGAGGCGCATAAATTAAAAAACAATAAAACGAAAAACTACGAATTTGTGCAAAACTTAAAGAAAAAGTTTTGTCTATTATTAACTGCTACTCCAATCCAAAATAAAGTCGAAGAAATTTTTAATTTAGTATCTTTGTTAAAACCGGGACATTTAGGCAGTCAATCTAACTTCACAAAGTCTTTCTCAGCTAAAGAACGCTCCGTTGTAAATAATGACTATTTAAAAGAGTTGATTACTAAAGTTATGATTCGAAATCGACGCGGCGACACTGGAATGGAGTGGACAAAGCGCCATATTAAAACCGTCCCTATTCAGCTATCAAAAGAAGAAAAAGATTTTTATGATGCTGTTTGTGCCTTAAAATCTGACCCAATGCTAAATAAAAGTCAATTCTCCCTAATTACGCTACAAAAAGAAGTATGTTCAAGTCGTGAAGCTGCCTTTATGACATTGAAGAACATGTTGCAAAAAGAAGAAACTAGCATGCAAATGCTCACGATTATCCGTGATTTAATGGAAAAAGCAAGTACAGTAAAAACGAATGCAAAAGCTGAAATAGTATTGGAATTAATCAAAAATACCTCTGACAAATTCATCATCTTTACAGAATACCGAGCAACTCAAGTTTACTTACAATGGTTTTTACAGCAACATGGCATTACTTCCGTTCCTTACCGCGGTGGCTTTAACAGAGGCAAAAAAGATTGGATGAGAGACTTATTTAAAAATAAAGTGCAAGTTTTAATTGCCACCGAAGCTGGCGGCGAAGGAATCAACTTGCAATTTTGCAATCGAATTATAAACTATGACCTACCATGGAATCCAATGAGAATCGAACAACGTATAGGGAGAATTCATCGCTTAGGACAAGACCGTGACGTCCTTATTTATAATTTTGCAACGAAAGGAACGGTTGAGGAGCATATTTTGCACCTACTTTATGAAAAAATTAATCTCTTTGAAAGAGTTGTTGGTGAGCTCGACGAAATATTAACAAAGCTTGAGATTGGCAATATTGAAAAGCATATTGAGGACATTCTCTTCCATTCTGATAGCGATGGCGAAGTAAGAATTAAGATGGATAACCTTACTTCGATCATTAATTACAGTTCTAAAAGTGAAGGAAAGGAGTATATTGATGCAGCAGCAAGATATTCGTGA
- the gcvT gene encoding glycine cleavage system aminomethyltransferase GcvT, with amino-acid sequence MSELKTTPLFPLYGEYGAKTIDFGGWDLPVQFTSIKEEHEAVRAKAGLFDVSHMGEIEIRGENSVAFLQKMMTNDISAMNSGDCIYTAMCYENGGTVDDLLVYKKADSDYLLVVNAANTEKDYEWLKKHIIENVEVINISSEIALLALQGPLSPQVLQKLTSFDLNDIRTFKFAENVEVDGVKVLISRTGYTGEDGFEIYCDAKEAQNLWKKILEAGSELGVQPIGLGARDTLRFEARLALYGQELDETISPLEAGVGFAVKLNKEADFIGKEALKKQKEEGLSRKIVGIEMIERGIPRHGYRVYSGEKEIGYITSGTQSPTLNKSIGLALISSENTNIGTEINVEVRPNKFAKAKVVSTPFYRREK; translated from the coding sequence ATGTCTGAGCTAAAAACTACACCGTTGTTTCCGCTATACGGAGAGTACGGTGCCAAAACAATTGATTTTGGAGGATGGGATTTACCTGTACAATTTACTTCAATTAAAGAAGAGCATGAGGCAGTCCGTGCAAAAGCAGGTTTGTTTGATGTGTCACATATGGGTGAAATCGAAATAAGAGGCGAAAATAGTGTAGCCTTTTTGCAAAAGATGATGACAAATGATATTAGCGCCATGAATAGTGGCGATTGCATCTATACGGCGATGTGCTATGAAAACGGCGGTACCGTTGATGACCTTTTAGTCTATAAAAAAGCGGATAGTGATTATTTGCTTGTTGTCAATGCTGCCAATACTGAAAAAGACTATGAATGGCTTAAAAAGCATATTATTGAAAATGTTGAAGTCATAAATATATCAAGTGAGATTGCTCTCCTAGCCTTACAAGGACCGCTATCACCACAAGTATTACAAAAATTAACATCTTTTGATCTTAATGATATTCGAACCTTTAAGTTTGCTGAAAATGTTGAAGTAGATGGTGTAAAGGTACTGATTTCACGGACAGGATATACTGGTGAAGATGGTTTTGAAATTTATTGTGATGCAAAAGAAGCGCAAAACTTGTGGAAAAAGATTTTAGAAGCTGGCTCTGAGCTTGGTGTGCAGCCAATTGGTTTAGGTGCGCGTGATACGCTCCGATTCGAGGCTAGACTTGCTTTATATGGCCAAGAATTAGACGAAACAATATCTCCACTTGAAGCGGGGGTTGGCTTTGCTGTCAAGCTAAATAAAGAAGCTGATTTTATTGGAAAAGAAGCATTGAAAAAACAAAAAGAAGAGGGGCTATCACGTAAAATTGTTGGCATCGAAATGATTGAGCGCGGCATCCCACGACATGGATATAGAGTGTATAGTGGTGAAAAGGAAATTGGCTATATTACATCAGGAACACAGTCACCAACATTAAATAAATCAATCGGTCTTGCTTTAATTAGTAGCGAAAACACAAATATTGGAACTGAAATTAATGTGGAAGTCCGACCAAATAAATTTGCGAAAGCGAAGGTTGTGTCTACACCATTTTATAGACGAGAGAAGTAA
- a CDS encoding aminomethyl-transferring glycine dehydrogenase subunit GcvPA, with product MKYRYLPMTEQDKEGMLDAIGIASIDELFADIPEDVQFKGELNLKAPLAEHELMKEFSRLAGLNKDLKAHVSFLGAGVYDHYIPVVVDHVISRSEFYTAYTPYQPEISQGELQAIFEFQTMVCELTGMEVANSSMYDGGTALAEAAALSAGQTNRKKILVSKAVHPEYRTVLETYARGQHLEVIEVGTENGTTDLEDLKNKMTDDVACFVVQYPNFFGQVEPLKEIEDIVHSNKAMFVVSSNPLALGVLTPPGEFGADIVVGDVQPFGIPAQFGGPHCGYFAVTKKLVRKVPGRLIGQTVDQDGKRGFVLTLQAREQHIRREKATSNICSNQALNALAAAVAMTALGKKGLKEMALQNIAKAQYAKKQLEGAGFSSPFTGPFFNEFVIDCKKSVNEVNDQLLQKGIIGGYDLGCDYAELSNHMLIAVTELRTKEEIDLFVKEMEGYHV from the coding sequence ATGAAATATCGGTATTTGCCAATGACAGAACAAGATAAAGAGGGAATGTTAGATGCGATTGGAATTGCCTCAATTGACGAATTATTTGCTGATATTCCTGAAGATGTGCAGTTTAAAGGGGAATTAAATTTAAAAGCTCCTTTAGCTGAGCATGAATTAATGAAGGAATTTTCAAGATTAGCAGGATTAAATAAGGATCTTAAAGCTCATGTTTCGTTTTTAGGAGCAGGCGTATATGACCACTATATTCCAGTGGTTGTTGACCATGTGATTTCAAGATCAGAATTTTACACGGCTTATACACCGTACCAGCCGGAAATTTCGCAAGGCGAGCTGCAAGCAATCTTTGAATTTCAGACGATGGTATGTGAATTAACGGGCATGGAAGTTGCCAACTCCTCGATGTATGACGGTGGCACAGCATTAGCGGAAGCAGCGGCATTAAGTGCAGGGCAAACGAATCGTAAAAAAATTCTTGTTTCAAAGGCTGTTCATCCAGAATACCGAACAGTACTAGAAACATATGCACGAGGACAGCATTTAGAGGTAATCGAAGTAGGTACTGAAAATGGTACAACTGATTTAGAAGATTTAAAAAATAAAATGACAGATGATGTTGCTTGCTTTGTTGTCCAATATCCAAACTTTTTCGGACAAGTTGAGCCGTTAAAGGAAATCGAGGACATCGTCCATTCCAATAAAGCAATGTTTGTTGTTTCAAGTAATCCGTTGGCACTAGGAGTATTAACGCCTCCAGGTGAGTTTGGAGCCGATATCGTCGTTGGTGACGTGCAACCATTTGGAATCCCAGCACAGTTCGGCGGTCCGCATTGCGGCTATTTCGCTGTGACGAAAAAATTGGTGAGAAAAGTGCCGGGACGACTTATTGGGCAGACAGTTGACCAAGATGGAAAACGTGGCTTCGTTCTTACGCTACAGGCGCGCGAACAACATATCCGTCGTGAAAAAGCAACTTCAAATATTTGTTCGAATCAAGCTCTGAATGCATTGGCAGCTGCTGTAGCGATGACAGCTTTAGGCAAAAAAGGCTTGAAGGAAATGGCTCTGCAAAATATCGCCAAAGCGCAATATGCTAAGAAACAGCTGGAAGGGGCAGGTTTTAGCTCTCCGTTTACAGGCCCATTCTTTAATGAGTTTGTTATTGATTGCAAAAAATCTGTAAACGAAGTAAATGATCAATTGCTGCAAAAAGGAATCATTGGCGGCTATGATTTAGGATGCGATTACGCTGAACTTTCTAACCATATGTTGATTGCCGTAACAGAGTTAAGAACAAAAGAAGAAATTGATTTGTTTGTGAAGGAAATGGAGGGGTACCATGTCTAA
- a CDS encoding aminomethyl-transferring glycine dehydrogenase subunit GcvPB, with the protein MSKHDQPLIFEITKEGRVGYSLPPLDVPEINVGELLDSAYIRKTEPELPEVSELDIMRHYTALSRRNHGVDSGFYPLGSCTMKYNPKVNEAIVRLPGFSHIHPYQDEKTVQGALELMYELQNDLAEITGMDKVTLQPAAGAHGEWTGLMLIRAYHEANGDFDRTKVIVPDSAHGTNPASATVAGFDSITVKSDENGLVDLEDLKQVVGRDTAALMLTNPNTLGLFEKHIVEMAKIVHEAGGKLYYDGANLNAILGKARPGDMGFDVVHLNLHKTFTGPHGGGGPGSGPVGVKADLVPFLPVPLAEKNEEGYYLDYNKPQTIGRVKPFHGNFGIYVRAYAYIRTMGPEGLRLVSEYAVLNANYMMRRLAPYFDLPHDTHCKHEFVLSGRRQKKLGVRTLDMAKRLLDFGYHPPTIYFPLNVEECMMIEPTETESKETLDEFIDVMIQIAKEVEETPEVVQEAPHNTVVKRLDETLAARKPVLRYEK; encoded by the coding sequence ATGTCTAAACACGATCAGCCATTAATTTTTGAAATTACGAAAGAAGGCAGAGTTGGCTATAGCCTTCCACCATTAGATGTTCCGGAAATCAATGTAGGAGAACTGTTAGATAGTGCCTATATTCGCAAAACAGAGCCTGAATTGCCAGAAGTGTCTGAGTTAGATATTATGCGCCATTACACTGCTTTATCAAGAAGAAACCATGGCGTGGATTCCGGCTTCTATCCACTTGGTTCCTGTACGATGAAATATAATCCGAAGGTAAATGAAGCGATTGTGCGTTTACCTGGATTTAGTCATATTCATCCATATCAAGATGAAAAGACGGTTCAAGGTGCATTGGAGTTAATGTATGAATTACAAAATGACCTTGCTGAAATTACTGGGATGGACAAGGTGACATTACAGCCTGCAGCAGGTGCACATGGTGAATGGACAGGACTGATGTTAATTCGCGCTTATCATGAAGCAAACGGTGATTTTGACCGTACAAAGGTGATTGTTCCTGATTCTGCTCACGGAACAAATCCTGCTTCTGCAACGGTAGCTGGCTTTGACTCGATTACTGTAAAATCAGATGAAAATGGTCTAGTAGACTTAGAGGATTTAAAGCAGGTTGTAGGACGAGATACTGCTGCCTTAATGCTGACAAATCCGAACACATTGGGATTATTTGAAAAGCATATCGTTGAGATGGCAAAAATAGTACATGAAGCTGGTGGTAAGCTTTACTATGATGGAGCGAACTTAAATGCTATTTTAGGAAAAGCACGTCCAGGTGATATGGGCTTTGATGTCGTCCATTTAAATCTTCATAAAACTTTTACAGGCCCTCATGGCGGCGGTGGACCTGGTTCTGGTCCTGTAGGCGTAAAAGCTGATTTAGTACCGTTTTTACCGGTGCCTTTAGCGGAAAAAAATGAAGAAGGCTATTATCTCGATTACAATAAACCGCAAACAATTGGCCGTGTCAAACCTTTCCATGGTAATTTTGGCATCTATGTTCGTGCTTATGCTTATATTCGCACGATGGGTCCGGAGGGATTAAGGCTTGTATCAGAATATGCTGTTTTAAACGCTAATTATATGATGAGGCGCTTAGCTCCATATTTTGACCTGCCACATGATACACATTGTAAGCATGAGTTCGTTCTATCTGGCCGCCGCCAGAAAAAACTCGGTGTTCGTACATTAGATATGGCGAAGCGGTTACTGGACTTTGGTTACCATCCACCTACCATTTATTTTCCGCTGAATGTTGAGGAATGTATGATGATTGAACCAACTGAAACGGAATCTAAGGAAACGCTTGATGAGTTTATTGACGTGATGATTCAAATTGCAAAAGAGGTTGAGGAGACACCAGAAGTTGTTCAAGAAGCACCGCATAATACTGTTGTTAAACGTCTTGATGAAACATTGGCAGCAAGAAAACCAGTGCTTCGTTACGAAAAATAA
- a CDS encoding rhodanese-like domain-containing protein, whose translation MGTGTTILIITIIVMAAYFFGTKLYQKRYLKTLNQDEFIAGYRKAQLIDVREPNEYEAGHILGARNIPLSQLRMRKAEIRIDRPVYLYCQQGMRSAQAAGILKRLGCTDISHLKGGFKTWTGKIKKK comes from the coding sequence ATGGGAACAGGAACGACAATACTAATCATCACAATTATCGTAATGGCCGCATACTTTTTCGGCACTAAATTATATCAAAAAAGGTACTTGAAAACACTAAACCAAGACGAATTTATAGCTGGCTACCGTAAAGCCCAATTGATCGATGTCCGTGAGCCGAACGAGTATGAAGCTGGTCATATTTTAGGAGCACGTAATATCCCGCTTAGTCAGCTTCGGATGCGAAAGGCAGAAATTCGCATAGATCGGCCTGTTTATCTATATTGTCAACAAGGAATGCGTAGCGCTCAAGCTGCTGGTATTTTAAAACGATTAGGATGCACCGACATCAGTCATCTTAAAGGCGGCTTTAAAACGTGGACAGGTAAAATTAAAAAGAAATAA
- a CDS encoding lipoate--protein ligase family protein has product MKKEVWYFLDSENCTPSFNMACDEALLMWHSEGKIGPTIRFYGWNPPTLSIGYFQTVEKEINLDAVRDQQLGFVRRPTGGRAVLHDMELTYSVIVSEAHPKMPQSVTEAYRVISQGILEGFKELGLDAYFAIPATSGELEELKNPRSSVCFDAPSWYELVVEGRKVAGSAQTRQKGVILQHGSILLDIDEKKLFSLFKYKNERMKERMKAAFKNKAVSINQLTDKQVTIKQAKQAFKIGFQKGLEIELEPFILSEGQLNIIKSIEEEKYANDEWNFRK; this is encoded by the coding sequence ATGAAAAAAGAGGTATGGTACTTTTTAGATTCCGAAAATTGTACGCCAAGCTTTAATATGGCATGTGATGAAGCGTTGTTAATGTGGCATAGTGAAGGGAAAATTGGACCAACGATTCGCTTTTATGGCTGGAACCCGCCAACATTGTCAATCGGCTATTTTCAAACAGTTGAAAAAGAAATTAATTTGGATGCCGTAAGAGACCAGCAACTTGGTTTTGTGCGCAGGCCTACGGGTGGCAGGGCTGTTTTGCATGACATGGAATTGACATATAGCGTCATTGTCTCAGAAGCCCATCCGAAAATGCCGCAATCGGTTACGGAAGCTTATCGCGTAATCTCACAAGGAATATTGGAAGGTTTTAAAGAACTTGGACTTGATGCTTATTTTGCTATTCCAGCAACTTCTGGTGAGTTAGAAGAATTGAAAAATCCAAGGTCCTCCGTTTGTTTTGATGCACCATCGTGGTATGAACTAGTCGTTGAAGGAAGAAAAGTTGCTGGCAGTGCGCAAACGCGACAAAAAGGGGTCATTTTGCAGCATGGATCAATCTTACTAGATATAGATGAGAAAAAATTATTTAGCCTATTTAAGTATAAAAATGAGAGAATGAAAGAACGGATGAAGGCAGCCTTTAAAAATAAAGCCGTTTCTATTAATCAGTTAACAGATAAACAAGTAACAATCAAACAAGCAAAACAAGCTTTTAAAATTGGCTTTCAAAAAGGACTTGAAATTGAACTTGAACCATTTATACTTAGTGAGGGACAATTAAATATAATCAAAAGCATTGAAGAAGAAAAATATGCAAATGATGAGTGGAATTTTCGAAAATGA